In the Balaenoptera musculus isolate JJ_BM4_2016_0621 chromosome 2, mBalMus1.pri.v3, whole genome shotgun sequence genome, CACACTGCATTAGGAGGCAAAACTCGACTTCAAAAACTTATAGTCTTTGGATCCAATATGTTAAGAAACATCTCATGTATGGTTGTCCTCTCCTCAGCAGTGGGAGCCATTTTCAGTAATGACATGGAGCTGAAGGTGACCCTTCTCCCCTTGTTCAATTCTCCTTGTCTAAAgagctcttcttcctctgggcttTCAAGGGTGAGTGGATTTACAAACGCCTGCCCTTTGTTTTCAGAATCAAGAGCCACCATTACAAATGTCACATCCAAAACAGGGGAAAATTCATTGTCGTGTAACTGGAACATATGCATCCTCACTTCCATGGACGTCTTCCCAACCCAACTAACATGGCCACTGAACTTGATGTCCTGTTCTGGGCTTAAGCTCTTCTTACACATATCAATCCTGTCCACCAGGGCTGTAACTATTGATAAAGGAGACATCTTAGCTGAATGTTTTTTGTTGTGCATGTAGCAAATAAGAACTCCTAAG is a window encoding:
- the LOC118891125 gene encoding LOW QUALITY PROTEIN: acyl-coenzyme A thioesterase 9, mitochondrial-like (The sequence of the model RefSeq protein was modified relative to this genomic sequence to represent the inferred CDS: substituted 1 base at 1 genomic stop codon); the encoded protein is MRRAVLQLCTLSKGLLAPIRELTQGSQNPEKQRVFHIHEIPDKLQEIVGASTNWREHVKAMEERKLLHSFLAKSQEGLPPRRMKDSYTEVLLPLGSQPELREKYLTVQNTVRFGRILEDLDSLGVLICYMHNKKHSAKMSPLSIVTALVDRIDMCKKSLSPEQDIKFSGHVSWVGKTSMEVRMHMFQLHDNEFSPVLDVTFVMVALDSENKGQAFVNPLTLESPEEEELFRQGELNKGRRVTFSSMSLLKMAPTAEERTTIHEMFLNILDPKTISFXSRVLPPNAVWMEKPLVSPGDDTLSNRAMDDLSL